In the Ictalurus punctatus breed USDA103 chromosome 7, Coco_2.0, whole genome shotgun sequence genome, one interval contains:
- the LOC108267494 gene encoding uncharacterized protein LOC108267494 produces MTEQGRRHNPKDSTLKFVTRPDDITLDDDPNTQRLEMSCGHAVTPESLTAFCRSLLDKGQYKFLCPAVKQGTDTCAAEWPYMEVRRIALLTQEEQNHFEETMAELAADRYYEYNPCPRCSSYIERQDLTNLCVLCTICTSDTGETFEFCWQCLKTWKGPAPRSDKCDNNNCINSKLEKLLNCEDTTLPEVQDIRCPSLRACPTCGNLVEHDTTGCKNIICNRCQIEFCFSCLKITEDCLETSSHFEPCSGGVASRQTIIPTWRK; encoded by the exons ATGACGGAGCAAGGAAGGCGCCACAATCCAAAAGACAGCACCCTGAAATTTGTCACTCGACCGGATGACATTA CCCTTGACGATGATCCAAATACCCAGAGATTAGAAATGTCTTGTGGCCACGCTGTCACACCTGAATCCCTCACAGCCTTCTGTCGCAGTCTTCTGGATAAG GGTCAGTACAAGTTCCTGTGTCCAGCTGTAAAACAGGGAACTGATACATGTGCGGCTGAGTGGCCATATATGGAAGTGCGGAGGATTGCTTTACTGACTCAAGAAGAGCAGAACCACTTTGAAGAGACAATGGCTGAACTGGCAGCAGATAGGTACTATGAATACAACCCA tgCCCCAGGTGCAGTTCATATATCGAGAGGCAGGATTTGACCAACCTATGTGTACTCTGCACCATATGTACATCAGATACTGGCGAGACATTTGAGTTCTGCTGGCAGTGTCTGAAGACATGGAAAGGGCCAGCACCTCGCTCAGACAAGTGTGACAACAACAACTGCATTAATTCAAAACTTGAGAAGCTATTAAACTGTGAGGATACAACCCTTCCTGAGGTTCAAGACATAAGATGTCCCTCACTGCGAGCTTGTCCTACATGTGGAAACCTGGTAGAGCATGACACAACAGGGTGTAAGAATATAATATGTAATCGCTGCCAGATTGAATTCTGCTTTTCTTGTCTGAAGATAACTGAAGATTGTCTAGAAACAAGCTCACATTTTGAACCTTGCTCAGGTGGTGTAGCATCTCGGCAAACAATCATTCCAACCTGGAGAAAGTAG